From one Streptomyces chromofuscus genomic stretch:
- a CDS encoding VOC family protein: MYQQMIFVNLPVNDLDASKKFFTELGYAINAQFSDETAASVMISDTIVAMLLTKQKYGEFTKKEIVDATKSSEVLLCLSAESRAKVDELVEKAISAGGSASGETQDHGFMYGRAFDDLDGHTWEVVWMDPAAVEG, from the coding sequence ATGTACCAGCAGATGATCTTCGTGAACCTGCCCGTGAACGACCTCGACGCCTCGAAGAAGTTCTTCACGGAGCTCGGTTACGCGATCAACGCCCAGTTCAGCGACGAGACCGCCGCCTCGGTCATGATCAGCGACACGATCGTGGCCATGCTGCTCACCAAGCAGAAGTACGGCGAGTTCACGAAGAAGGAGATCGTGGACGCCACGAAGTCCAGCGAGGTGCTGCTGTGCCTGAGCGCGGAGAGCCGCGCGAAGGTCGACGAGCTGGTGGAGAAGGCGATCTCGGCCGGTGGCTCCGCCTCCGGCGAGACCCAGGACCACGGCTTCATGTACGGCCGCGCCTTCGACGACCTGGACGGCCACACCTGGGAAGTCGTGTGGATGGACCCGGCGGCCGTCGAGGGCTGA
- a CDS encoding gamma-aminobutyraldehyde dehydrogenase: protein MSTELRRLRNYIDGEFRDAADGRTTEVVNPATGEAYATAPLSGQADVDAAMAAAEAAFPAWRDTTPAERQKALLKIADAFEARAEELIAAEVENTGKPVGLTRSEEIPPMVDQIRFFAGAARMLEGRSAGEYMDGLTSIVRREPVGVCAQVAPWNYPMMMAVWKFAPAIAAGNTVVLKPSDTTPASTVLIAEILGEILPKGVFNVICGDRETGRMMVEHPVPAMASITGSVRAGMSVAESAAKDVKRVHLELGGKAPVVVFDDTDIAKAVEDISVAGFFNAGQDCTAATRVLVHEAIHDEFVQALAKAAADTKTGLPDDEDVLYGPLNNPNQLKQVAGFIERLPAHAKVEAGGHQVGDKGYFYAPTVVSGLKQDDEIVQNEVFGPVITVQSFRDEDQAVEYANGVEYALASSVWTKDHGRAMRMSKKLDFGCVWINTHIPLVAEMPHGGFKKSGYGKDLSAYGFDDYTRIKHVMTSLEA from the coding sequence GTGAGCACCGAGCTGCGTCGTCTGCGCAACTACATCGACGGAGAGTTCCGGGACGCCGCCGACGGACGGACCACCGAGGTGGTGAACCCGGCGACCGGCGAGGCGTACGCCACCGCGCCGCTGTCCGGGCAGGCCGACGTCGACGCCGCCATGGCGGCCGCCGAGGCCGCGTTCCCGGCGTGGCGCGATACCACCCCGGCCGAGCGGCAGAAGGCCCTCCTGAAGATCGCGGACGCGTTCGAGGCGCGCGCCGAGGAACTGATCGCGGCCGAGGTGGAGAACACGGGCAAGCCGGTCGGGCTGACCCGCTCCGAGGAGATCCCGCCGATGGTCGACCAGATCCGCTTCTTCGCGGGTGCGGCCCGGATGCTGGAGGGCCGCTCCGCCGGTGAGTACATGGACGGGCTGACCTCGATCGTCCGCCGTGAGCCGGTCGGCGTCTGCGCGCAGGTCGCGCCGTGGAACTACCCGATGATGATGGCCGTGTGGAAGTTCGCCCCGGCGATCGCGGCCGGCAACACGGTCGTGCTGAAGCCGTCCGACACCACCCCCGCCTCCACCGTGCTGATCGCGGAGATCCTCGGTGAGATCCTGCCCAAGGGCGTCTTCAACGTCATCTGCGGTGACCGCGAGACCGGCCGCATGATGGTCGAGCACCCCGTCCCGGCGATGGCCTCCATCACCGGCTCGGTGCGCGCCGGCATGTCGGTCGCCGAGTCCGCGGCCAAGGACGTCAAGCGGGTCCACCTGGAGCTGGGCGGCAAGGCGCCGGTCGTCGTCTTCGACGACACCGACATCGCCAAGGCCGTCGAGGACATCTCCGTGGCCGGTTTCTTCAACGCCGGGCAGGACTGCACGGCGGCCACCCGCGTGCTGGTGCACGAGGCGATCCACGACGAGTTCGTGCAGGCCCTCGCCAAGGCCGCCGCCGACACCAAGACCGGCCTGCCGGACGACGAGGACGTGCTGTACGGCCCGCTGAACAACCCCAACCAGCTCAAGCAGGTCGCCGGTTTCATCGAGCGGCTGCCCGCGCACGCCAAGGTGGAGGCCGGCGGTCACCAGGTCGGCGACAAGGGCTACTTCTACGCCCCGACCGTCGTCTCCGGCTTGAAGCAGGACGACGAGATCGTCCAGAACGAGGTCTTCGGCCCGGTCATCACCGTCCAGTCCTTCCGCGACGAGGACCAGGCGGTCGAGTACGCCAACGGCGTCGAGTACGCCCTCGCGTCCTCCGTGTGGACCAAGGACCACGGCCGCGCGATGCGCATGTCCAAGAAGCTCGACTTCGGCTGCGTGTGGATCAACACCCACATCCCGCTGGTCGCCGAGATGCCGCACGGCGGCTTCAAGAAGTCCGGCTACGGCAAGGACCTGTCGGCGTACGGCTTCGACGACTACACCCGGATCAAGCACGTGATGACGTCGCTGGAGGCGTAG
- the rpmG gene encoding 50S ribosomal protein L33 — translation MARSTARPVVRLKSTAGTGVTYVTRKNRLNDPDRLVLRKYDPVAGAHVLFREER, via the coding sequence ATGGCACGCAGCACCGCACGCCCCGTCGTCCGCCTGAAGTCGACGGCCGGCACCGGAGTCACCTACGTGACCCGCAAGAACCGTCTGAACGACCCCGACCGGCTGGTCCTGCGCAAGTACGACCCGGTCGCCGGCGCTCACGTCCTCTTCCGCGAGGAACGCTGA
- a CDS encoding DUF2630 family protein → MTEPDAAAERAILGRITEMISQERDLRDHLAEEGTDRSAEQARLARIETELDQCWDLLRQRRARLAAGQDPGEAEVRPASQVKGYLT, encoded by the coding sequence ATGACGGAACCCGACGCCGCGGCCGAGAGGGCGATTCTCGGCCGCATCACGGAGATGATCAGCCAGGAGAGGGACCTGCGGGACCACCTGGCGGAGGAGGGCACCGACCGGTCGGCGGAGCAGGCCCGCCTGGCGCGCATCGAGACCGAGCTCGACCAGTGCTGGGACCTGCTGCGGCAGCGCCGGGCCAGGCTCGCGGCGGGGCAGGACCCCGGCGAGGCCGAGGTGCGCCCGGCGTCGCAGGTGAAGGGCTATCTGACCTGA
- a CDS encoding ABC transporter ATP-binding protein, which translates to MLLGLQKATVRFGGRPVLDGVDLTVAEHEVVCVLGPSGSGKSTLLRAVAGLQLLDSGRVLLDGRDQAGVPAHRRGVGLMFQDHQLFPQRDVGGNVAFGLRMHGASTAQQQERVRELLDLVGLPGAAHRAVAALSGGEQQRVALARALAPRPRLLMLDEPLGQLDRSLRERLVVELRELFGRLGTTVLAVTHDQGEAFALADRVVVMRDGRIAQSGTPLQVWQRPADAFVARFLGFDNVIDATVGGQVADTAWGKLPVPEGAAQGARDVLVRPAGVRLVVADAGLRCTVTARTFKGTHVAVHLQPADAAPRLEAACALREAPEVGETVGVEFDGADVVVLG; encoded by the coding sequence ATGCTGCTCGGCCTGCAGAAGGCGACCGTACGCTTCGGCGGGCGGCCCGTGCTCGACGGGGTGGACCTGACCGTCGCCGAGCACGAGGTGGTGTGCGTGCTCGGGCCCAGCGGCAGCGGCAAGTCGACACTGCTGCGAGCCGTGGCCGGGCTGCAGCTCCTCGACTCCGGGCGCGTGCTGCTGGATGGGCGCGACCAGGCCGGGGTGCCCGCGCACCGCCGGGGGGTCGGGCTGATGTTCCAGGACCATCAGCTGTTCCCGCAGCGGGACGTGGGCGGCAACGTGGCCTTCGGGCTGCGGATGCACGGGGCGTCGACGGCGCAACAACAGGAGCGCGTACGGGAGTTGCTGGACCTGGTCGGGCTTCCGGGTGCCGCCCACCGGGCGGTCGCGGCGCTGTCCGGCGGCGAGCAGCAGCGGGTGGCGCTGGCGAGGGCGCTGGCGCCGCGGCCCCGGCTGCTGATGCTGGACGAGCCGCTCGGCCAGCTGGACCGGTCGCTGCGGGAGCGGCTGGTCGTGGAGCTGCGGGAGCTGTTCGGCCGGCTCGGCACGACCGTGCTGGCGGTGACGCACGACCAGGGGGAGGCCTTCGCGCTGGCCGACCGGGTGGTGGTGATGCGGGACGGGCGGATCGCGCAGTCCGGTACGCCGCTCCAGGTGTGGCAGCGGCCCGCGGACGCCTTCGTGGCGCGCTTTTTGGGCTTCGACAATGTGATCGACGCGACGGTCGGCGGGCAGGTCGCGGACACGGCGTGGGGGAAGCTGCCGGTGCCGGAGGGCGCGGCGCAGGGGGCGCGGGACGTTCTCGTGCGGCCCGCCGGTGTGCGTCTCGTGGTGGCGGACGCCGGGTTGCGGTGCACGGTGACCGCTCGGACGTTCAAGGGCACCCATGTCGCCGTGCATCTGCAACCCGCCGACGCGGCGCCCCGGTTGGAGGCGGCGTGCGCCCTGCGCGAGGCGCCGGAGGTGGGGGAGACGGTGGGCGTCGAGTTCGACGGCGCGGATGTCGTGGTGCTCGGCTGA
- a CDS encoding ABC transporter ATP-binding protein, with the protein MVAPPDNDVLWARALHFQHPDGSPGLSGVSLGVREAEILAVSGPRGSGKSTLLACLSGLVRPADGEVWFNSVPVHTMRPAARERLRRDRFAWIDPAPVLVPELNAWENAALPLMLRGTSRRRAKTVALEWLDRLDVGECAGRRPRELRQAERQRVCIARALAPAPTVLFADEPTAPLHHADRGHVLRTLTTAARSHGITVVLATHDPATAALADRTVSLLDGRCVTTVHLPPVTESEGRAACSLSA; encoded by the coding sequence ATGGTGGCTCCGCCGGACAACGACGTCCTCTGGGCACGCGCCCTGCACTTCCAGCACCCCGACGGCTCCCCCGGCCTCTCAGGCGTCTCGCTGGGTGTGAGGGAGGCCGAGATCCTCGCCGTCTCCGGCCCGCGCGGCAGCGGCAAGAGCACGCTGCTGGCCTGCCTGTCCGGCCTGGTGCGCCCCGCCGACGGCGAGGTCTGGTTCAACAGCGTGCCCGTGCACACCATGCGCCCCGCCGCCCGGGAACGGCTGCGCCGCGACCGGTTCGCCTGGATCGACCCCGCCCCCGTGCTCGTACCGGAGCTGAACGCCTGGGAGAACGCCGCGCTCCCGCTGATGCTGCGCGGCACCAGCCGACGGCGCGCCAAGACGGTCGCCCTGGAATGGCTGGACCGCCTCGATGTCGGCGAGTGCGCCGGCAGGCGCCCGCGCGAACTGCGTCAGGCCGAGCGGCAGCGGGTGTGCATCGCCCGCGCGCTGGCCCCCGCGCCGACGGTCCTCTTCGCCGACGAACCCACCGCCCCGCTGCACCACGCCGACCGCGGGCACGTGCTGCGCACCCTCACCACGGCGGCCCGCTCGCACGGCATCACGGTGGTCCTCGCCACCCACGACCCGGCGACCGCGGCCCTCGCCGACCGCACGGTCTCCCTGCTGGACGGACGGTGCGTCACCACCGTGCACCTGCCGCCGGTCACCGAGTCGGAAGGCCGGGCCGCGTGCTCGCTCTCCGCCTGA
- a CDS encoding DUF4190 domain-containing protein — protein MTDHAQTPAAPDNNAVPGAAGPGDAVPGDGVPGAAASGAPPADAAHGGAPAAGGAWTPPRWPEDAAAVTSEVSLDAGAIPEVGQDVTRGGTDASRVPLDKRSADRGSPEPDPWVAPADRMPAGPGDTIASSGGPGTPAPSVHDQQTVTSFPAADASPPWAAPAPPPGPATSSTGTPASFPPPNPAAVNPFAPPARGPHDVPPPPIAPDGPGQVPYGYPAAGYGYPPPQPAYAAQHTHGAAGYYGWPGGQGEPSNGLGTAGMVVGIISVAGFCLWPVAILLGILGVIFGGIGRAKANRGEATNAGQALAGIICGVVGLVLGVGFGVLVIMAR, from the coding sequence ATGACCGACCACGCGCAGACGCCGGCCGCGCCGGACAACAACGCCGTGCCCGGTGCCGCCGGTCCGGGGGATGCCGTGCCGGGGGATGGCGTGCCCGGGGCGGCGGCGAGTGGTGCGCCGCCCGCCGATGCGGCGCACGGCGGTGCCCCTGCCGCCGGTGGCGCCTGGACGCCGCCGCGGTGGCCCGAGGACGCGGCTGCCGTGACCTCGGAGGTCTCGCTGGACGCCGGTGCGATTCCCGAGGTCGGACAGGACGTCACCCGGGGCGGCACCGACGCGTCCCGGGTCCCGCTGGACAAGCGGTCGGCGGATCGCGGCAGCCCCGAGCCCGACCCCTGGGTGGCTCCGGCCGACCGCATGCCGGCGGGGCCCGGAGACACCATCGCGTCGTCGGGCGGCCCCGGCACCCCGGCCCCTTCCGTGCACGACCAGCAGACGGTCACGTCCTTCCCGGCCGCGGACGCCTCCCCGCCGTGGGCCGCCCCGGCCCCGCCGCCCGGCCCCGCCACGTCCTCGACCGGCACACCCGCCTCCTTCCCGCCGCCGAACCCCGCCGCGGTCAACCCGTTCGCCCCGCCCGCCCGGGGCCCGCATGACGTCCCGCCCCCGCCCATCGCCCCCGACGGTCCGGGCCAGGTCCCGTACGGCTACCCTGCGGCCGGCTACGGCTACCCGCCGCCCCAGCCGGCGTACGCCGCTCAGCACACGCACGGGGCCGCGGGGTACTACGGCTGGCCGGGCGGCCAGGGCGAACCGAGCAACGGCCTCGGCACCGCCGGCATGGTGGTCGGCATCATCTCGGTCGCCGGTTTCTGTCTCTGGCCCGTGGCGATCCTCCTCGGCATCCTGGGCGTGATCTTCGGCGGCATCGGCCGGGCCAAGGCGAACCGCGGCGAAGCCACCAACGCGGGGCAGGCCCTGGCCGGCATCATCTGCGGTGTCGTCGGCCTGGTTCTCGGCGTCGGATTCGGCGTGCTGGTGATCATGGCGCGGTAG
- a CDS encoding aspartate aminotransferase family protein — MSTKDLSKSAYDHLWMHFTRMSSYENAPVPTIVRGEGTYIYDDKGKRYLDGLAGLFVVQAGHGRTELAETAFKQAQELAFFPVWSYAHPKAVELAERLADYAPGDLNKVFFTTGGGEAVETAWKLAKQYFKLQGKPTKYKVISRAVAYHGTPQGALSITGLPALKAPFEPLVPGAHKVPNTNIYRAPIHGDDPEAFGRWAADQIEQQILFEGPETVAAVFLEPVQNAGGCFPPPPGYFQRVREICDQYDVLLVSDEVICAFGRLGTIFACDKFGFVPDMITCAKGMTSGYSPIGACIVSDRIAEPFYQGDNTFLHGYTFGGHPVSAAVGLANLDLFERENLTQHVLDHESAFLQTLQKLHDLPIVGDVRGNGFFYGIELVKDKATKESFNEEETERVLYGFLSKALFDNGLYCRADDRGDPVVQLAPPLISNQETFDEIEQILRATLTEAWSKL; from the coding sequence GTGAGCACCAAGGACCTCAGCAAATCCGCGTACGACCACCTGTGGATGCACTTCACCCGCATGTCCTCGTACGAGAACGCCCCCGTACCGACGATCGTGCGCGGCGAGGGCACCTACATCTACGACGACAAGGGCAAGCGCTACCTCGACGGTCTTGCGGGTCTGTTCGTGGTCCAGGCCGGTCACGGCCGCACGGAGCTCGCCGAGACGGCGTTCAAGCAGGCCCAGGAGCTGGCCTTCTTCCCGGTGTGGTCCTACGCCCACCCCAAGGCCGTCGAGCTGGCCGAGCGCCTCGCCGACTACGCGCCGGGCGATCTGAACAAGGTCTTCTTCACCACCGGCGGCGGCGAGGCCGTCGAGACCGCCTGGAAGCTCGCCAAGCAGTACTTCAAGCTCCAGGGAAAGCCGACCAAGTACAAGGTCATCTCCCGCGCCGTCGCGTACCACGGCACCCCGCAGGGCGCCCTGTCCATCACCGGCCTGCCGGCGCTGAAGGCCCCCTTCGAGCCGCTCGTCCCGGGCGCGCACAAGGTCCCGAACACCAACATCTACCGCGCCCCGATCCACGGCGACGACCCCGAGGCCTTCGGCCGGTGGGCCGCCGACCAGATCGAGCAGCAGATCCTCTTCGAGGGCCCGGAGACGGTCGCCGCGGTCTTCCTGGAGCCGGTGCAGAACGCCGGCGGCTGCTTCCCGCCGCCGCCCGGCTACTTCCAGCGGGTGCGCGAGATCTGTGACCAGTACGACGTGCTGCTCGTGTCGGACGAGGTCATCTGCGCCTTCGGCCGCCTCGGCACGATCTTCGCCTGCGACAAGTTCGGCTTCGTCCCGGACATGATCACCTGCGCCAAGGGCATGACCTCGGGCTACTCCCCGATCGGCGCCTGCATCGTCTCGGACCGCATCGCGGAGCCGTTCTACCAGGGCGACAACACCTTCCTGCACGGCTACACCTTCGGCGGCCACCCGGTCTCCGCGGCCGTGGGCCTCGCCAACCTCGACCTGTTCGAGCGCGAGAACCTCACCCAGCACGTGCTGGACCACGAGAGCGCCTTCCTCCAGACCCTGCAGAAGCTGCACGACCTGCCGATCGTCGGCGACGTCCGCGGCAACGGCTTCTTCTACGGCATCGAGCTGGTGAAGGACAAGGCCACCAAGGAGTCCTTCAACGAGGAGGAGACCGAGCGCGTCCTGTACGGCTTCCTGTCCAAGGCGCTGTTCGACAACGGCCTGTACTGCCGCGCCGACGACCGCGGCGACCCGGTCGTCCAGCTCGCGCCGCCGCTGATCTCCAACCAGGAGACCTTCGACGAGATCGAGCAGATCCTGCGGGCCACGCTGACGGAGGCGTGGTCGAAGCTGTGA
- a CDS encoding LAETG motif-containing sortase-dependent surface protein produces the protein MSIHRRNARRSVRVLGVTAASAALALGVAGNALACDISEFSAAAECDGTKGVITVTDKDPTGTPATVKVYLENNGADERLVGSQVVKGSREGVTITFAEDWKPLATYRIHVKAGNQVDEDIKPNLVTPATACTTEETATPTPPPSETTPQPSDTPTAPAESGTPAAPPSEDDSTPPADTASNAPSPAVGDSHLAETGADSSTGLIAGIAATLLVVGGGAVFFGMRRRGASSDR, from the coding sequence GTGTCCATACATCGCCGTAACGCACGTCGTTCCGTGCGCGTCCTCGGTGTCACCGCGGCCTCCGCCGCGCTCGCGCTCGGAGTCGCGGGCAACGCCCTCGCCTGCGACATCAGTGAGTTCTCCGCCGCGGCGGAGTGCGACGGTACGAAGGGCGTCATCACGGTCACCGACAAGGACCCGACCGGGACCCCGGCGACCGTCAAGGTCTACCTGGAGAACAACGGCGCCGACGAGCGTCTCGTCGGCAGCCAGGTGGTCAAGGGCTCGCGCGAGGGTGTCACGATCACCTTCGCCGAGGACTGGAAGCCGCTGGCGACGTACCGCATCCACGTCAAGGCCGGCAATCAGGTCGACGAGGACATCAAGCCCAACCTGGTCACCCCGGCCACGGCCTGCACCACCGAGGAGACCGCGACGCCCACCCCGCCCCCGTCGGAGACGACGCCGCAGCCGTCGGACACTCCCACCGCCCCGGCCGAGTCCGGCACACCGGCCGCGCCGCCCTCCGAGGACGACAGCACCCCGCCCGCGGACACCGCGAGCAACGCCCCGTCACCCGCGGTCGGTGACTCCCACCTTGCCGAGACCGGCGCCGACTCCAGCACCGGGCTGATCGCCGGCATCGCCGCGACCCTGCTCGTCGTGGGCGGCGGCGCGGTGTTCTTCGGCATGCGCCGTCGCGGGGCGAGCAGCGACCGCTGA
- a CDS encoding ABC transporter permease: MDVARTEVALKRRVGRGGAARLGLLALPVAFFAVFFAYPVAAIVGRGLKADGTWQFGRLADVLTQSGVRDVLWFTTWQALASTALTLLIALPGAYVFARFAFPGKQVLRAVVTVPFVLPTVVVGTAFLALAGRGGLLDELWGVRLDTTVWAILLAHVFFNYAVVVRTVGGLWAQLDPRQEEAARMLGASRLTAWRTVTLPALAPAVAAAALMVFLFTFTSFGVVQILGGPTFSTLEVEIYRQTTEIFDLTTAAVLTLVQFTAVGAVLAVHAWTVRRRETALRLVDASVTARRPRGAGQWALLAGVLVTIAVLLLLPLAVLVQRSFDASGFAYYRALTSEDGGTFLVPPIDAIGNSLSYAVVATAIAVLVGGLAAVALTRRDAGRFVRGFDALLMLPLGVSAVTVGFGFLIALDEPPLNLRASWILVPLAQALVGVPFVVRTMLPVLRAVDVRLREAAAVLGASPWRAWREVDLPMVRRALLVAAGFAFAVSLGEFGATVFIARPDRPTLPVAVARLLGRPGDLNYGQAMALSTILMVVCAVALLVLERLRTDRTGEF, translated from the coding sequence GGACGTCGCTCGTACTGAAGTAGCCCTGAAGAGGCGCGTCGGGCGCGGTGGCGCGGCGCGGCTCGGGCTCCTCGCCCTGCCCGTCGCGTTCTTCGCGGTCTTCTTCGCCTACCCCGTCGCCGCGATCGTCGGCCGGGGACTGAAGGCCGACGGCACCTGGCAGTTCGGGCGACTCGCCGACGTGCTGACCCAGTCCGGTGTCCGGGACGTCCTGTGGTTCACCACCTGGCAGGCGCTGGCCTCCACCGCGCTGACGCTGCTGATCGCCCTGCCGGGCGCCTATGTGTTCGCCCGGTTCGCCTTCCCCGGCAAACAGGTCCTGCGGGCGGTCGTCACCGTCCCGTTCGTGCTGCCGACGGTGGTGGTCGGGACGGCGTTCCTGGCGCTGGCCGGACGCGGCGGGCTGCTGGACGAGCTGTGGGGCGTACGGCTGGACACCACCGTGTGGGCGATCCTGCTCGCGCACGTCTTCTTCAACTACGCGGTCGTCGTACGGACGGTCGGCGGGCTCTGGGCGCAGCTCGACCCACGGCAGGAGGAGGCCGCGCGGATGCTCGGGGCGTCACGCCTCACCGCCTGGCGGACCGTCACCCTGCCCGCCCTCGCGCCCGCCGTCGCCGCCGCCGCGCTGATGGTCTTCCTGTTCACCTTCACCTCCTTCGGTGTGGTGCAGATCCTCGGCGGTCCGACCTTCTCCACCCTCGAAGTGGAGATCTACCGGCAGACGACGGAGATCTTCGACCTCACCACCGCAGCGGTGCTGACGCTGGTCCAGTTCACGGCGGTGGGCGCCGTGCTCGCCGTGCACGCCTGGACCGTACGGCGGCGGGAGACCGCCCTGCGGCTGGTGGACGCCTCGGTGACCGCGCGCCGGCCGCGCGGCGCAGGGCAGTGGGCGCTGCTGGCCGGCGTCCTCGTCACCATCGCCGTCCTGCTTCTGCTGCCGCTGGCCGTGCTGGTGCAGCGGTCGTTCGACGCGTCCGGATTCGCCTACTACCGGGCGCTCACCAGCGAGGACGGCGGCACCTTCCTGGTCCCGCCGATCGACGCGATCGGCAATTCGCTGTCGTACGCCGTCGTCGCCACCGCGATCGCCGTGCTGGTCGGCGGGCTCGCGGCGGTGGCGCTGACCCGGCGGGACGCGGGTCGGTTCGTGCGCGGGTTCGACGCGCTGCTGATGCTGCCGCTGGGGGTGTCGGCGGTGACGGTCGGGTTCGGGTTCCTGATCGCGCTCGACGAGCCGCCGCTGAACCTGCGTGCCTCGTGGATCTTGGTGCCGCTGGCGCAGGCGCTGGTCGGGGTGCCGTTCGTCGTCCGGACGATGCTGCCCGTGCTGCGCGCGGTGGACGTACGGCTGCGCGAGGCGGCGGCGGTGCTCGGGGCGTCGCCGTGGCGGGCCTGGCGTGAGGTGGACCTGCCGATGGTGCGACGGGCGCTGCTGGTCGCGGCCGGGTTCGCCTTCGCCGTGTCGCTCGGGGAGTTCGGGGCGACCGTGTTCATCGCACGGCCGGACCGTCCCACGCTGCCGGTGGCCGTGGCACGGCTGCTGGGACGGCCCGGTGACCTCAACTACGGGCAGGCGATGGCCCTGTCGACGATTCTGATGGTGGTGTGCGCGGTGGCGCTGCTGGTTCTGGAGCGGCTGCGGACCGACCGGACGGGGGAGTTCTGA
- a CDS encoding Lrp/AsnC family transcriptional regulator: MQSELVASRSADQRTSRGLRESFRESSRESRTGSPQLDAVSLAIIEQLQEDGRRPYAAIGKAVGLSEAAVRQRVQKLLDQGVMQIVAVTDPLTVGFRRQAMVGITVEGDTEDVADALTGMSEVEYVVMTAGSFDILAEIVCEDDDHLLDVINKRIRALPGVRSTESFVYLKLKKQTYMWGTR; the protein is encoded by the coding sequence GTGCAGAGTGAGCTCGTGGCCAGTCGAAGCGCAGACCAGAGGACCTCGCGGGGTCTCCGCGAGTCCTTTCGTGAGTCCTCCCGCGAGTCCAGGACCGGGAGCCCCCAGCTGGACGCCGTCTCCCTCGCGATCATCGAGCAGCTCCAGGAGGACGGCCGTCGGCCGTACGCCGCCATCGGCAAGGCCGTCGGCCTGTCCGAGGCGGCGGTGCGCCAGCGGGTGCAGAAGCTGCTCGACCAGGGCGTGATGCAGATCGTCGCCGTCACGGACCCGCTCACCGTGGGATTCCGCCGGCAGGCGATGGTCGGGATCACCGTCGAGGGCGACACGGAGGACGTGGCCGACGCACTGACCGGCATGTCGGAAGTCGAGTACGTGGTGATGACCGCGGGCTCGTTCGACATCCTCGCCGAGATCGTCTGCGAGGACGACGACCACCTGCTGGACGTCATCAACAAACGCATCCGGGCCCTGCCCGGCGTGCGCTCCACCGAGAGCTTCGTCTACCTCAAGCTCAAGAAGCAGACCTACATGTGGGGAACCCGATAA
- a CDS encoding glycerophosphodiester phosphodiesterase — protein MPNVTAVAHRGAPYHFRENTLDSLRSALRLGADAVEVDVRLTRDGVPVLLHDETLKRLWEHDRPLLSLSADEVRGLTAGRVPTLAEALTATDGHRVMLDLPGTPDVRAARQVVDVVRRCGAADRVYYCAGATAMLAVRAADPAAEIALTWTTLAPPRPALLDAVRPRWLNYRFGLVSRDLSARVHKDGYLLSVWTADTRRTMRRLLALGVDSITTNRIETLCGLRTTRQPVVRREHARRPGTRAVADAGPEV, from the coding sequence ATGCCGAACGTGACCGCCGTGGCCCACCGCGGTGCCCCGTACCACTTCCGTGAGAACACGCTCGACTCGCTGCGGTCCGCGCTCCGACTGGGCGCGGACGCGGTGGAGGTCGACGTACGGCTGACGCGGGACGGTGTTCCGGTGCTGCTGCACGACGAGACGCTGAAGCGGTTGTGGGAGCACGACCGGCCGCTGCTGTCGCTGTCGGCCGACGAGGTGCGGGGGCTGACGGCGGGCCGGGTGCCGACGCTCGCGGAGGCGCTCACCGCGACCGACGGGCACCGGGTGATGCTCGACCTGCCGGGAACGCCCGACGTCCGGGCGGCGCGCCAAGTGGTGGACGTCGTGCGCCGGTGCGGGGCGGCGGACCGCGTGTACTACTGCGCCGGCGCCACCGCGATGCTCGCGGTACGGGCCGCCGACCCGGCCGCCGAGATCGCCCTCACCTGGACGACCCTGGCCCCGCCGCGCCCGGCCCTGCTCGACGCGGTGCGCCCGCGCTGGCTCAACTACCGCTTCGGCCTGGTGAGCCGCGATCTGTCCGCCCGCGTCCACAAGGACGGCTACCTGCTGTCCGTGTGGACCGCCGACACCCGCCGCACGATGCGCCGCCTGCTCGCCCTGGGCGTCGACTCGATCACCACCAACCGCATCGAGACCCTGTGCGGCCTGCGCACCACCCGGCAACCCGTCGTCCGACGCGAACATGCACGCCGGCCCGGCACCCGCGCTGTCGCGGATGCCGGGCCGGAGGTGTGA
- a CDS encoding type B 50S ribosomal protein L31 gives MRPGIHPVSRPVVFRDRAAGFALLSRSTLDSRSTVEWKDGHTYPVVDVEISSASHPFYTGTSRVLDTAGRVERFERRYGRTAAARP, from the coding sequence ATGAGGCCCGGCATCCACCCCGTCTCCCGCCCGGTCGTCTTCCGCGACCGCGCCGCGGGGTTCGCCCTGCTCAGCCGCTCCACCCTCGACTCGCGGAGCACGGTCGAGTGGAAGGACGGACACACCTACCCGGTCGTCGACGTGGAGATCTCGTCGGCGAGCCACCCCTTCTACACCGGCACCTCGCGCGTCCTGGACACCGCCGGCCGCGTGGAGCGCTTCGAGCGGCGCTACGGCCGTACCGCCGCCGCCCGCCCCTGA
- the ykgO gene encoding type B 50S ribosomal protein L36 produces MKVRKSLRSLKAKPGAQVVRRRGVTFVINKRDPRFKARQG; encoded by the coding sequence ATGAAGGTGCGCAAGTCACTGCGCTCGCTGAAGGCCAAGCCCGGCGCCCAGGTGGTGCGCCGGCGGGGAGTGACCTTCGTGATCAACAAGAGGGACCCGCGCTTCAAGGCTCGCCAGGGCTGA